The following proteins come from a genomic window of Leptospira bandrabouensis:
- a CDS encoding lysophospholipid acyltransferase family protein, protein MENTVDQVKKNVENIKKFVTPFFNLAVNTTVYGYHNIVPNGKLILTCNHRSDMDPFVIGSVFPRFISWIAAEYTTRIPLFKDLVEKTGTIPMAIDGNISMASIKKVQQVFKNGDVLGIFPEGHDYMVQNDFSAPLANFHSGFAAFSLRNKVDILPTVIIPDEETVTDYPIPPLVRAFMGMPKEVCDIKRRVVYKKINVVFGEVIKYDNYAHLPLDKGMVEVSNETKRRMGELQKVDYLKK, encoded by the coding sequence ATGGAAAACACCGTAGACCAAGTCAAAAAGAATGTTGAGAACATAAAAAAGTTTGTAACTCCATTCTTCAATTTGGCAGTTAACACAACAGTCTACGGTTACCATAACATTGTACCCAATGGTAAACTCATCCTCACTTGCAATCATAGAAGTGATATGGATCCGTTTGTCATTGGTTCTGTGTTTCCCAGATTCATTTCTTGGATTGCAGCTGAGTATACCACTCGCATTCCTCTCTTCAAAGATCTCGTAGAAAAAACAGGAACCATTCCCATGGCCATCGATGGGAATATCTCTATGGCCAGTATCAAAAAGGTACAACAGGTCTTTAAAAATGGGGACGTGTTAGGAATCTTTCCTGAAGGCCATGACTATATGGTGCAAAATGATTTTTCTGCCCCCCTTGCCAATTTCCATTCGGGATTTGCTGCCTTTAGCCTTCGGAACAAAGTGGACATCCTTCCCACGGTCATCATTCCCGATGAAGAAACCGTTACCGATTATCCAATCCCTCCGCTAGTACGTGCCTTCATGGGAATGCCCAAAGAAGTTTGCGATATCAAACGCCGCGTGGTTTATAAAAAAATCAATGTTGTCTTTGGCGAAGTGATTAAATACGATAATTATGCTCACCTACCGCTTGACAAGGGTATGGTGGAAGTATCGAACGAAACCAAACGCAGAATGGGTGAATTACAAAAAGTAGATTATTTAAAAAAGTAA
- a CDS encoding methyl-accepting chemotaxis protein, translating to MRQNFPVTKNEVEFQEGTKITSKTDLKGIITYVNEDFLRISGYTEKEVMGQPHNLIRHPDMPKAAFQDLWDTIKTQHSWIGIIKNRCKNGDYYWVDANVSPIYQDGQHIGYMSVRTKATKEQIRKAELLYAKLNLENGKLETSSRKNFSLTLASMFFMQTIVSGLLLVLFLLKTYVGFEFLSNPAVSIFGFVFFFLVTSFGFLSIRNNKISFSKVKEYLENLYNGKLKFDVVFEIKGDYAPLFPMIKKTQFEFRGMISQLIGNAEIVKTQIKALTYAVEHIHVAFQELSKAMFSLADSSIVTRESSDSIFQELDSLNRLICNIRNESNVVQSESNESYRFSLVGKDRSDKAMTQFQKARKQIFKTSEVIKELGEKTKAIRKITETITAISEKTNLLSLNASIESARAGDAGRGFAVVAGEVGKLAEQSNQSAKEISTFVNELTAKILQTVSDIQEGLGEVEMGSLEFETVQMEMDKILKNAEETKLSAEKINGSTEGTESMSGNVLGNMEKIQTQLINTSAIVEELSAAANEQKHTIAAIEESIANLGLVADRLDSVAFRFHF from the coding sequence ATGCGTCAAAATTTTCCCGTTACAAAGAATGAAGTAGAGTTTCAAGAAGGAACTAAGATTACTTCTAAAACAGATTTAAAAGGAATCATCACCTATGTGAATGAGGATTTTTTACGCATTAGTGGATATACCGAAAAAGAGGTAATGGGGCAACCTCATAACCTGATTCGTCACCCGGATATGCCTAAGGCGGCCTTTCAAGATTTATGGGATACCATCAAAACCCAACATTCTTGGATAGGGATTATCAAGAACCGCTGTAAAAACGGAGATTATTATTGGGTTGATGCAAACGTTTCCCCGATCTACCAAGATGGGCAACATATAGGTTATATGTCTGTCCGAACCAAGGCAACCAAAGAACAAATTCGTAAGGCAGAATTGCTTTATGCAAAGTTAAATCTTGAAAATGGAAAACTTGAAACAAGCAGTCGCAAAAATTTTAGTTTAACTTTGGCTTCCATGTTTTTCATGCAAACTATTGTTAGTGGACTTTTATTGGTTCTGTTTTTATTGAAAACGTATGTTGGCTTTGAATTTCTTTCTAACCCAGCAGTATCTATATTTGGATTTGTTTTCTTTTTTTTGGTTACCAGTTTTGGTTTTTTATCCATCCGTAATAATAAAATATCTTTCTCAAAAGTGAAAGAATATCTCGAGAATTTATACAACGGAAAGTTGAAATTTGATGTAGTTTTTGAAATTAAGGGAGATTATGCACCCCTATTTCCGATGATCAAAAAAACTCAGTTTGAGTTTAGAGGTATGATTTCTCAATTAATTGGAAATGCGGAAATTGTAAAAACGCAAATAAAAGCACTTACCTATGCTGTGGAACATATTCATGTTGCCTTTCAAGAGTTGTCAAAGGCTATGTTTTCCTTGGCTGATTCAAGTATTGTGACTCGTGAAAGTTCCGATAGTATCTTCCAAGAATTGGATTCCTTAAATCGCCTAATTTGCAATATACGAAATGAGTCAAATGTGGTTCAGTCGGAATCCAATGAATCATATCGTTTTTCCTTAGTGGGAAAAGATCGTTCTGATAAAGCAATGACCCAATTCCAAAAAGCAAGGAAACAAATTTTCAAAACATCAGAAGTCATCAAAGAACTTGGTGAAAAAACAAAGGCAATTCGAAAGATTACAGAGACGATCACAGCCATTTCCGAAAAAACAAACTTACTTTCTTTAAATGCTTCCATTGAATCTGCAAGAGCTGGGGACGCAGGAAGAGGATTTGCCGTTGTCGCAGGGGAAGTGGGAAAATTGGCGGAACAATCCAATCAATCAGCCAAAGAAATATCAACCTTCGTCAATGAATTAACTGCAAAAATTTTACAAACGGTCTCCGATATCCAAGAAGGACTTGGTGAAGTAGAGATGGGATCTTTAGAGTTTGAAACGGTTCAAATGGAAATGGACAAAATTTTAAAGAATGCTGAAGAAACAAAGCTCAGTGCAGAAAAGATCAATGGATCAACAGAAGGCACTGAATCGATGTCAGGAAATGTTTTAGGGAATATGGAAAAAATTCAAACTCAACTGATCAATACATCTGCCATTGTAGAAGAGTTGTCCGCAGCTGCTAACGAACAAAAACATACCATTGCCGCTATTGAAGAGTCTATAGCCAACTTAGGTTTAGTGGCAGACAGATTGGATTCCGTTGCATTCCGATTTCATTTTTAA
- a CDS encoding OsmC family protein yields MTNPDPNTKPKMNFHVETVRVDSHSSLSRCKSAEIALDTDMAGNSNAFNPAELLLSALSACIIKGVERVAPILHFQMKGIQVIVDGIRQDVPPKMESIRYQVIVDTDESEDRLHLLHENIKKYGTVFNTVAPGTDLAGEILRK; encoded by the coding sequence ATGACAAATCCAGACCCAAATACAAAACCAAAAATGAACTTCCATGTGGAAACGGTCAGAGTGGATTCCCATTCGAGTTTATCTCGGTGTAAATCGGCAGAAATCGCATTAGATACAGATATGGCAGGAAACTCAAATGCGTTTAATCCTGCTGAATTATTACTATCTGCACTTTCGGCTTGCATCATTAAAGGAGTAGAAAGAGTGGCTCCCATCCTTCATTTTCAAATGAAAGGGATTCAAGTGATTGTAGATGGAATCAGGCAAGATGTTCCACCCAAAATGGAATCCATTCGTTATCAAGTCATTGTGGATACAGATGAATCAGAGGACCGCCTGCACCTGTTACACGAAAATATCAAAAAATATGGAACCGTCTTTAATACCGTGGCACCTGGCACTGATTTGGCGGGAGAAATTCTTAGAAAATAA
- a CDS encoding MFS transporter yields MNQTKLKLPVKMGYGLAETGITAVQLFTQIYLLKYYTEIVGLNSSLAGIALSISVLWDAVSDPLMGRISDHTHSKWGRRRPYILLGGILLSLAVLLLFSPPHLTTQIGKFSYLLSVYLFVNTAMTIISVPHIALGGELSFERNERTSVFGWRLFFSNIGMLVGMIVPAAILQSLGDESSKENIILSRTTAGEIVSLVILVSSIITFLVTKGKDRTKEKPERTIPFFKAFLSVLKNKMFLILLFAFIIATIGRTFNSAIALYYYEYRLGLKESLVVINILLPFFLVLLLSIGFWVWIAKKIGKKIPAFLGVFGLGVLTVIVYPLFPYGELRPPLIAAFVGGICAGSILIMDSILTDVVDYDEFKTGEKREGLYFGIWKMGVKFSQAFGIAITGFLLDIIGFQNGVSTQSQEVGFRLAMIFGPGVGFFFILGSLLFLFFPLSDDKHIQVQRILLKRNQKRTKV; encoded by the coding sequence ATGAACCAAACAAAATTAAAACTCCCCGTAAAAATGGGATATGGTCTCGCGGAAACTGGTATAACAGCCGTTCAACTATTTACGCAAATTTATCTCTTAAAATATTATACAGAAATTGTAGGTTTAAACTCCAGTTTAGCCGGAATTGCCCTTTCCATTTCCGTACTTTGGGATGCGGTGAGTGACCCATTAATGGGGAGGATTTCTGACCACACTCATTCCAAATGGGGGCGTAGAAGACCTTATATTCTTTTAGGTGGAATTTTACTTTCTTTAGCAGTGCTTCTGCTCTTTTCACCACCCCACCTAACTACACAAATTGGAAAGTTTTCCTACCTTTTATCTGTTTACCTTTTTGTAAACACTGCCATGACCATTATTTCAGTTCCCCATATTGCCTTAGGAGGGGAACTTAGTTTTGAAAGAAATGAAAGAACATCTGTTTTTGGCTGGAGGTTATTTTTTAGTAATATAGGAATGCTTGTTGGGATGATTGTTCCTGCTGCCATTTTACAATCTTTAGGTGATGAATCCTCCAAAGAAAATATTATCCTTTCCCGTACGACGGCAGGAGAAATTGTATCTCTGGTCATTTTGGTTTCTTCCATCATTACTTTTCTTGTTACAAAAGGAAAAGACAGAACAAAGGAAAAACCGGAACGAACGATTCCATTTTTTAAGGCATTTCTTTCTGTTTTAAAAAACAAAATGTTTTTAATTTTGCTTTTTGCCTTTATCATTGCAACGATAGGAAGGACATTCAACTCAGCCATCGCACTCTATTATTATGAATATAGATTAGGGCTCAAAGAATCTCTTGTGGTCATCAATATCCTTTTGCCATTTTTTTTAGTCCTTCTCCTCTCCATTGGGTTTTGGGTTTGGATCGCAAAAAAAATCGGCAAAAAAATTCCAGCCTTCCTTGGTGTTTTTGGACTTGGTGTACTTACCGTCATCGTATATCCATTGTTTCCTTATGGAGAACTACGACCTCCATTGATTGCTGCTTTTGTTGGCGGAATTTGTGCAGGATCCATTCTTATTATGGATTCTATCCTAACTGATGTTGTGGATTATGATGAATTCAAAACCGGAGAAAAAAGGGAAGGTTTGTATTTTGGGATTTGGAAGATGGGGGTGAAATTTTCACAAGCCTTTGGCATTGCCATCACTGGATTTTTACTCGATATCATTGGCTTTCAAAATGGCGTTAGCACCCAATCGCAAGAAGTGGGATTTCGCCTTGCGATGATTTTTGGACCTGGGGTTGGGTTCTTTTTTATTTTAGGTTCCCTACTTTTTTTATTTTTTCCACTCAGTGATGATAAACACATCCAAGTACAAAGAATCTTATTGAAACGTAATCAAAAAAGGACCAAGGTATAA
- a CDS encoding SpoIIE family protein phosphatase: MKRETLFWDLTLKLEAFTHTVPVPFAVYYAIITQKMEPEHWKIFIALCVVFATGIGLLGTFVRHLLLKYVFARIEKIPIQTAGISSLTKEEMEYAKSVKILLFRYPLLEAIIIVIRWLSGVIPISFLFFYLVAYMPSVLRSAIFTFVMIAPISFVTYYFISESSIRVLFDLPQIKNIELQEKDIPKFNYFTRILVAFFSLATLPFVIFSYILYSLTMGEIAVQDPMIPIVTVSFIFVIPLLVCSYVVAKSVNEGLNETSGSLGELAKGNFDVVVTPKSSDDFAKQAFYLNSVISKLKDMYAEIINLNEGLEEKVTLRTNELKQSLQDISNLKIQQDGDYFLTYQLLNPLAIKDVDSNRLEVDHLVRQKKVFEYKNQRYDIGGDINISHSITLQNRKFLLFTNADAMGKSMQGAGGALVFGAVFQSIVQRTKTDPGYQAFGPEDWLKYNLQEMHMIFEAFDGTMLVSLTMGLLEEETGKLYFLNAEHPSIVLYRNGKAEYLQADVSYRKLGTLGAMPIHNTKEVQLQSGDVLIVGSDGKDDILCIDSSGKWEVNSDEQVYLRIVEATQGNLQAIIKQIESLGQIIDDISLIRITLLPKTSP, encoded by the coding sequence GTGAAACGAGAAACTTTATTTTGGGATCTTACCCTAAAACTAGAAGCGTTTACTCATACGGTCCCTGTGCCATTTGCGGTGTATTATGCCATCATCACACAAAAAATGGAGCCAGAACACTGGAAAATCTTCATCGCACTTTGTGTAGTTTTTGCCACAGGAATTGGTCTCCTTGGTACTTTTGTTCGCCACCTCCTCCTCAAATATGTATTCGCAAGAATAGAAAAGATTCCTATCCAAACTGCAGGAATTTCTTCGTTAACCAAAGAAGAAATGGAATATGCGAAATCCGTAAAAATCTTATTATTTCGATATCCTTTACTCGAAGCAATCATCATCGTAATACGTTGGTTATCTGGTGTTATACCCATTAGTTTTTTATTTTTCTATTTAGTGGCATATATGCCCTCTGTACTTCGCTCAGCTATTTTTACCTTTGTAATGATTGCACCCATATCTTTTGTAACTTATTATTTTATCTCAGAAAGCTCAATTCGCGTTCTCTTTGACCTTCCACAAATCAAAAATATTGAGCTTCAAGAAAAAGACATTCCAAAGTTTAATTATTTCACAAGAATCCTTGTTGCATTTTTTAGTTTGGCAACTCTTCCCTTTGTCATTTTTTCTTATATTCTTTACTCACTAACAATGGGAGAGATTGCAGTCCAAGATCCTATGATTCCCATTGTTACTGTTTCCTTTATATTTGTGATTCCGTTGCTTGTTTGTTCTTACGTGGTAGCGAAATCTGTCAACGAAGGACTAAATGAAACGAGTGGATCATTAGGTGAACTTGCGAAAGGAAATTTTGATGTGGTTGTCACCCCTAAATCTAGTGACGATTTCGCCAAACAAGCATTTTATCTAAATTCGGTCATCAGCAAACTAAAAGATATGTATGCAGAGATTATCAATTTGAATGAAGGTTTGGAAGAAAAAGTAACACTAAGAACGAATGAACTCAAACAATCCTTACAAGATATCAGCAATTTAAAAATCCAACAAGATGGAGATTATTTTCTTACCTATCAACTATTAAACCCTCTTGCCATCAAAGATGTAGACAGTAACCGCCTCGAAGTGGATCATTTAGTCCGGCAGAAAAAAGTATTCGAATACAAAAACCAAAGGTATGATATAGGAGGAGATATTAATATTTCTCATTCCATTACCTTACAAAATCGTAAATTTTTGTTATTTACCAATGCAGATGCCATGGGCAAGTCCATGCAAGGTGCAGGTGGAGCCTTGGTATTTGGTGCTGTTTTTCAATCCATCGTCCAAAGAACTAAAACAGATCCTGGTTACCAAGCATTTGGCCCGGAAGATTGGCTCAAATACAATCTCCAAGAAATGCACATGATCTTTGAAGCCTTTGATGGAACCATGCTCGTTTCACTGACAATGGGCTTATTGGAAGAGGAAACGGGAAAACTATATTTTTTAAATGCAGAACATCCCTCTATCGTTTTATACAGAAATGGCAAAGCAGAGTATTTACAAGCCGATGTATCATACAGAAAACTCGGAACATTAGGTGCAATGCCCATTCATAATACAAAAGAAGTGCAACTGCAATCAGGAGACGTACTGATCGTCGGCTCTGACGGAAAAGACGATATTTTGTGTATAGATTCATCTGGAAAATGGGAAGTCAATTCTGACGAACAGGTTTACCTAAGAATTGTTGAGGCGACTCAAGGGAATCTACAAGCAATTATAAAACAGATCGAATCCTTAGGTCAAATAATTGACGATATTTCCTTAATCCGAATCACCCTCCTTCCCAAAACCTCTCCCTAA
- a CDS encoding acetyl-CoA acetyltransferase, with the protein MSEKVFVLGGEQTDFQRNWTKEGKTFMSMMREVLDDALEKVGISYDEIKRLNKENRVAVFVGNFDAEQYANQGHLGAFLTEVNPALYGVPGARYEAACASGSVALDAAITHIRAEDYDLAIVLGVEVMKTVSSSVGGDFLGTAAYYEKEAKGVQFPFPKLFGKLADVILERYELKEERFMDALAEISRINYANAKRNPKAQTRTWFMNKEHAMARGGDNNMAVGGRLCITDCSQVTDGAAVTILASKDYTKEYAKKTGRKVDDIPRVKGWGHRVAPITFEAKKQESVGDKYILPWTRQTVKDAYKRADLDVKHIDVFETHDCFTSSEYAAISAFGISEPGKEHIAIEEGTIDFGGKKPINPSGGLIGVGHPVGASGVRMMLDLYKQVTNTAGDYQVKGAKNGLMLNIGGSATTNFVFILGK; encoded by the coding sequence ATGAGTGAAAAAGTATTTGTACTAGGCGGAGAACAAACCGACTTCCAAAGAAACTGGACCAAAGAAGGAAAAACCTTCATGTCCATGATGCGTGAAGTATTAGATGATGCTCTTGAAAAAGTTGGCATTAGTTATGATGAAATCAAACGATTGAACAAAGAAAACCGTGTGGCTGTTTTTGTTGGAAACTTTGATGCAGAACAGTATGCAAACCAAGGACATTTGGGTGCTTTCCTTACAGAAGTAAACCCTGCTCTTTATGGTGTTCCTGGTGCTCGTTACGAAGCAGCTTGTGCTTCTGGTTCTGTGGCTCTTGATGCAGCGATCACACATATCCGTGCTGAAGACTACGATCTAGCAATTGTTCTTGGTGTGGAAGTGATGAAAACTGTTTCTTCTTCTGTGGGTGGTGACTTCCTTGGAACAGCTGCTTACTATGAAAAAGAAGCGAAGGGAGTTCAATTTCCTTTCCCAAAACTTTTCGGAAAACTAGCAGATGTTATCCTCGAACGTTATGAACTCAAAGAAGAACGTTTTATGGATGCTCTTGCTGAAATTTCTCGTATCAACTACGCAAACGCAAAACGGAACCCAAAAGCACAAACTCGCACTTGGTTCATGAACAAGGAACATGCGATGGCTCGTGGTGGTGATAATAATATGGCTGTGGGTGGAAGACTTTGTATCACTGACTGTTCTCAAGTAACAGACGGTGCTGCTGTAACCATCCTTGCTTCCAAAGATTACACGAAAGAATACGCTAAAAAAACTGGCCGCAAAGTAGATGACATCCCTCGTGTGAAGGGTTGGGGTCACCGTGTAGCACCGATTACATTTGAAGCAAAAAAACAAGAATCCGTTGGGGACAAATACATCCTTCCATGGACTCGCCAAACTGTAAAAGATGCTTACAAACGTGCTGACCTTGATGTGAAACACATAGATGTGTTTGAAACACATGACTGTTTTACTTCTTCTGAGTATGCTGCGATTTCTGCTTTTGGAATCTCAGAGCCAGGAAAAGAACACATTGCGATCGAAGAAGGAACGATTGACTTTGGTGGTAAAAAACCAATCAATCCATCCGGTGGTCTCATCGGTGTGGGTCATCCTGTGGGTGCGTCCGGTGTTCGTATGATGCTCGACCTCTACAAACAAGTCACAAACACAGCTGGTGATTACCAAGTAAAAGGTGCTAAAAATGGCCTTATGCTTAACATCGGTGGATCGGCTACGACGAACTTCGTGTTCATCTTAGGGAAGTAA
- a CDS encoding adenylate/guanylate cyclase domain-containing protein yields MKPGRTLQFIAFLLIYFIVPFCACLFTLLFANYTASAFLPDKFLALFEATQIKNDLTLSLFTWSPFPIITLILFFYSLPIAKFLFSTKGCNFISEERARHRIVHSPLTISILGFIGWELSNILSICRIDTLFPDAPQQSIITVSILFGFWGLFAFAFSYATTTYLNKLLIIPCVFPEGGLGKYAHGKQFSIVTKQFIFWAASTLFPIVLLIFGLLLRTNQNILNLHELVHNDVLFEVIAIMLVFSFAFAMSFASSLQHPLNQIEKATTLIKEQKFDTRVKIFSSDELGLLGDAVNEMAEGLAERERIKDTFGRIVDPRVRDYLLSNEHSLGGKVVEASILFSDLRDFTKLSEKRKPEEVLYILNRYFQEMSNAIEIHGGFINKFIGDAILAVFGTPMPMSDHAERAFATALQMQKNLDALNSQFLKEGLAELKMGIGIHTGSLLVGNIGSANRMEFTVIGDTVNTASRVEGLCKGLKKNLLLTENTTSLLPDSIRSKLQPEGEYELKGRESKERIYSYSDKE; encoded by the coding sequence ATGAAACCTGGACGCACCTTACAATTTATTGCCTTTTTGTTAATTTACTTTATCGTCCCCTTTTGTGCCTGTTTGTTTACTTTGTTATTTGCCAATTATACAGCTTCCGCTTTTTTACCTGACAAGTTCTTAGCATTGTTCGAAGCCACACAAATCAAAAACGATTTAACGTTATCCTTATTCACTTGGTCACCCTTTCCGATCATCACCCTTATTTTATTCTTTTATAGTTTGCCCATTGCCAAATTTCTTTTTTCAACAAAAGGATGTAACTTTATCTCAGAAGAAAGGGCTCGCCACCGCATTGTTCACTCACCATTAACAATTAGTATCTTAGGTTTTATTGGTTGGGAACTTTCTAACATTCTTAGTATTTGTAGGATCGACACACTCTTTCCTGATGCACCCCAACAAAGTATCATTACGGTTTCGATATTATTTGGATTTTGGGGCCTATTTGCTTTCGCTTTTTCTTATGCCACAACTACTTATTTAAACAAACTCCTCATCATTCCTTGTGTATTCCCAGAAGGAGGGCTTGGAAAATATGCTCATGGAAAACAATTTTCCATAGTAACCAAACAATTTATTTTTTGGGCAGCTTCTACACTATTTCCGATCGTTCTTCTTATCTTTGGATTATTGCTTAGAACCAACCAAAACATTCTCAATCTTCACGAACTTGTTCATAATGATGTTCTCTTTGAAGTCATTGCCATTATGCTTGTTTTTTCTTTTGCCTTTGCGATGTCTTTTGCATCCAGTTTGCAACATCCTCTCAACCAAATCGAAAAAGCAACAACACTTATCAAAGAACAAAAATTTGATACTCGAGTTAAAATCTTTAGTTCGGATGAATTGGGTCTTCTTGGTGATGCCGTCAACGAAATGGCAGAAGGTCTTGCCGAAAGAGAAAGGATCAAAGATACCTTTGGTCGAATAGTAGACCCTAGAGTCAGGGATTATTTACTTTCCAATGAACATAGTTTAGGTGGAAAAGTCGTAGAAGCCTCAATTCTTTTTTCTGACCTGAGAGACTTCACCAAACTTTCAGAAAAACGAAAACCGGAAGAAGTATTGTACATCCTCAATCGTTACTTTCAAGAAATGAGTAACGCCATCGAAATCCACGGTGGATTTATCAATAAGTTCATTGGCGATGCAATTCTTGCTGTTTTTGGAACCCCTATGCCAATGTCGGACCACGCCGAACGTGCGTTTGCAACTGCCCTCCAAATGCAAAAAAACTTAGACGCACTCAATTCACAGTTTTTAAAAGAAGGACTCGCAGAATTAAAGATGGGAATTGGAATCCATACGGGTAGTCTTCTTGTCGGAAATATTGGTTCTGCCAATCGAATGGAATTTACAGTCATCGGCGATACTGTCAATACTGCTTCTCGTGTAGAAGGTCTTTGTAAGGGTTTAAAGAAAAACCTCCTCCTCACAGAGAACACAACCTCTCTTTTACCGGATAGTATTCGCTCAAAACTCCAACCAGAAGGGGAATACGAGCTCAAAGGTAGGGAATCCAAAGAAAGGATTTATTCTTATTCTGACAAAGAATAA
- a CDS encoding DUF4468 domain-containing protein, with translation MMSKRLALFVFFFLVFQNSMCLKLWIVSSKYRTTEDGRDHKTYQKTRSFLKAKQWLEYKLDPELSKIESENPETGELRGIGLIKCYVPYGIGEVDANEHEFEYVIKVQDGHADFQVNKIFSFIRDPNDIVLNYGPKNEKVAKITIRSCFRPLMDDFFEFIK, from the coding sequence ATGATGTCAAAACGACTTGCCCTATTTGTTTTCTTTTTCCTGGTCTTCCAGAATTCTATGTGTTTGAAACTTTGGATTGTATCTTCCAAATACCGAACCACTGAAGATGGTAGAGACCATAAAACCTACCAGAAAACCCGTAGTTTCCTAAAGGCAAAACAATGGTTGGAATACAAATTGGATCCGGAACTTTCTAAAATTGAATCGGAAAACCCAGAGACAGGTGAACTAAGGGGGATAGGCCTCATTAAATGTTACGTTCCCTATGGAATTGGGGAAGTGGATGCTAATGAACATGAATTTGAGTATGTAATCAAAGTGCAAGATGGACACGCAGATTTTCAGGTGAATAAAATCTTTTCCTTCATCCGAGATCCGAATGATATCGTTTTAAATTATGGACCTAAAAATGAAAAGGTGGCCAAAATCACAATCCGGTCTTGTTTTCGGCCACTGATGGATGATTTTTTTGAATTTATTAAATAA
- a CDS encoding 3-hydroxyacyl-CoA dehydrogenase NAD-binding domain-containing protein translates to MREIKTVTILGANGAMGSGSAGVIAAFGGAKVHMLARDVEKAKQGIEAAVASVKTDTIRARMIPGSYDADLEKAVAESDWVFELVAESYEVKEPINARIAKARRPGTIVSTVSSGLSIGRLAKAYDEDGQKHYYGTHFFNPPYKMILCELVTHSGNDKKVTQALGEYLDKVLGRAVVYTNDTPAFAGNRIGFQLMNEVAHFAEKYADKGGIALMDEIMSGYTGRAMGPLATADFVGLDVHKAIVDNIYDNTKDEAHETFKLPGYFQKLIDAGKLGMKSGGGLTKVVKHADGKREKFVYNIKTGEYDPYPKFDIPFIKEARQKIKDSDYKGAMDIVKNASGFEAEIARYFISRYISYSLSLVGEVVDTKENTDGAMGFGFNWVPASAFVDFLGGPKETIKMMEASKIPVPKLLKDAKEGKKFYELGDKLDARSLFKG, encoded by the coding sequence ATGAGAGAAATCAAAACTGTCACGATTTTAGGTGCCAACGGAGCCATGGGTTCTGGAAGTGCAGGCGTCATTGCTGCCTTCGGTGGTGCTAAAGTCCATATGCTCGCTAGAGATGTTGAAAAAGCAAAACAGGGTATCGAAGCCGCTGTCGCATCCGTAAAAACGGATACAATTCGCGCACGAATGATCCCTGGTTCCTACGATGCGGATCTGGAAAAAGCTGTCGCAGAGTCAGATTGGGTATTCGAACTCGTGGCGGAAAGTTACGAAGTCAAAGAACCGATCAATGCTCGCATTGCAAAAGCGCGCCGTCCGGGAACCATTGTTTCCACTGTGTCTTCTGGACTTTCCATCGGTCGTTTGGCAAAAGCTTACGATGAAGATGGTCAAAAACACTACTACGGAACACATTTTTTTAACCCTCCTTATAAAATGATCCTTTGTGAACTCGTCACTCACTCAGGAAATGATAAAAAAGTCACACAAGCGTTAGGTGAATACCTGGACAAAGTTTTAGGTCGCGCTGTGGTTTATACAAACGACACTCCTGCTTTCGCTGGAAACCGCATTGGATTTCAGTTGATGAACGAAGTGGCACACTTTGCAGAAAAGTATGCTGACAAAGGTGGAATCGCACTTATGGACGAAATCATGTCTGGTTACACTGGACGTGCGATGGGCCCACTGGCAACTGCTGACTTCGTTGGACTTGATGTTCACAAAGCCATCGTTGACAACATCTACGACAACACAAAAGACGAAGCTCACGAAACATTCAAACTTCCTGGTTACTTCCAAAAGTTAATCGATGCTGGTAAACTTGGTATGAAATCTGGTGGTGGCCTCACTAAAGTTGTGAAACACGCTGACGGAAAACGTGAGAAGTTCGTTTACAATATCAAAACTGGTGAGTACGATCCGTACCCAAAATTTGATATTCCTTTTATCAAAGAAGCTCGCCAAAAAATCAAAGACTCCGATTACAAAGGTGCTATGGACATCGTGAAAAATGCTTCTGGTTTCGAAGCAGAAATCGCACGTTACTTCATTTCACGTTACATCAGTTATTCGCTCTCTCTCGTAGGAGAAGTGGTTGATACAAAAGAAAACACTGATGGAGCAATGGGATTTGGTTTTAACTGGGTTCCTGCCTCGGCATTTGTTGATTTCCTTGGTGGACCAAAAGAAACAATCAAGATGATGGAAGCTTCCAAAATTCCAGTTCCAAAACTTTTAAAAGATGCAAAAGAAGGCAAAAAGTTCTACGAACTCGGCGACAAACTGGACGCAAGGTCTCTTTTCAAAGGTTAA